The genomic interval TAACAAAGAAGTGTGACTTAATCTGAACGTGGCCCTAGTTGATTCTTTCAGCTTTGCTGACCACCTAATCTTGAACATATATTTTCTTTGCATCCCACGAAAAGCACTAACAAACACGGTTGCCACTTGCCAGTGCCTAATTAAGGATTTAAGAAAAAGCCTTCTATTCTTTCCCTCCTGACAATCTGTAGTAATTtcagctgattttttttccctggatAGATGTCTGAACAAAACTTTTGGTAATTTTTCATGACTACTCGGATAATTTACTGAAAAGGGGTGGCTCAGGCAGAACCATAAGGGAGAAGATATGCTTTATGCTTTGTAATAAGTATTTTCTCTCTGTATATCTGATACCTGGTGATGTTAGATTCTCTGCTAATTGAATTATCATTCCATTGGTAAATGTTTACATTTCACCTATCTGTAACTGCAATAAATTGAACACGATTGGTTATAATGTAATGGCATTGCTTTGAGGCCTATCCTTTCTCTTATGTACTTTAtaaagttgaaaagtttttgtatTGTACTCTGTGTGGTCATGATATGATATCCTCTATTGTGTCCACAAATAAATATTCAATGGAATTGTGAAGGATGAACCagctgcaaaaataaaaattaaaaatcaatgCGGATGGGTTGCATGGTTTTATAAACTGCAAATATACTCTCTTTCCATGATTAACTTATGTCTGAATATAACTCACTTTTGAAGCATTGTGCCGCTGTTAAATAATTAACTTGTCTTTTTCCACCGTTTCTCCAGATTGAAGCACGTGGCCTCCCTCTAACTCCAGACCAGAAGTATTGCTTTCGCTGCCTCCATTCTGTCCAATTACATTTAATTCAGAAGTTGCTAATGGAATTATGGAACAATGCCTGGAGCAAACCTGAAGTTGCCAAAACTGGACTTGGGTCATCAGCTGCCATGACGACATCAATAGTTGCAGCTCTTCTTCACTATCTTGGAGCTGTTAGCCTTTCATGTTTGGGTGAACTTTCTAGTGACAGTGCAGCTGCACGAGATCTTGACTTGCTGCATGCAGTTTTGATGCAGTTTCCTCATTGATTTTGGGTGATGCAAGTGATTCTGTATCCAAAGCTTGGAGCTCAGCTGGTGTCCTCCCTCTTCTCGTTCGAGAAGATCCCCGTGGTGACCCAGGAACAAGGGGTGTGTCAACCGATGTATCATCATACAGATTAACTGATACTGTTGCGGAATTCCGTTATATTTAAATTCATGATGTGTTCGTTTGGTGTCTCTACTCATGTAGCACTAGCCAAACATGATACGTTGAAGAGGCTACACATCTAGTAAATGGTTATAAATCCTGCGCACGCAACAAGATTTGGCATGTTTGTGGCAGATGGATTATTGTTTAGTCACTTAAATGGGAAACCGCCTGTAGTTATGGAAATATTATAGGATATGTCTACTTAAATTCAAGATACGGGATATGGTGCCTTTGATTCGGAACTACTGCAATagcttcccttttttttttttttgttagaaccGAAGCTGCCGTAAAAGTTTCAGATTTTCGGAATGTCTTGACAAGGGTTGTTTTTTCAGATTTTCGAGGTCATATTAGAACTTAACATTCTTCTATACTGCATCCCATTTGTTGGATAAACATTTGTTGACATGGTTAATATTGTTGCAGCTGCTGACATTCATTCAACTAACAGCAGGAAATCATTTGGACATGACGGCCATAGACGATGTGCTCGCGCAAGATGATGTTAGCATGTCATCTAATGGTAGTCAAAGTTAAAAGACTCAGAGAGACGATATACATTATCACTGGCAATCGGATCCACATATCAATGATCACGTCTCTCTAGCTTTAAGTCAGAGAATCTCAATCCATATATATGCACGTAGGCCTTCAAAATCTGTGTATCAACAATTTGGCACGACGTACTCTCGCAGCACGAACTATATTGAACTAAAGCATGCGAAGGTAAGGAAAATCCCAGGTTGGCTTGGCAAGGAGTAGCCGTCTCTCAAATCGGCCCGAGGAAAAAGTCCAGCttaaattttggcaaaattttgaaatggaaGAACTATTTAATGAAGGACGGAGAATCCGATGGTAAAATTGTGCCGCAGCTGTCTACACCCCATGCCATCACTCGTAACTCAAAACTGGAGTACATTTAATTTTGCTGTTTGTTTGCTCATCAACCATCCAGCTCACTGCTCACACACAATCAGTTCAGTGGAAAGAACTTCATGGCCTCTCATGCATCCAGTAACCAGTAACCATCTCGACCAACGATGAAATAATTGGCACCAGCTATCCTCCATAGCTGTGATTTTCCAGCTTTCTCTATTCTCTTCAGCCCATAATAACAAAACGGAAGTGTCTGCCTCTTAGCCTTTTTGTCATATGCTCCTCACTGTCAAAGCTTTCACCGTTTTCTGCTTGAACGAATTGCGTGGCAATCCAATCAGACAAGCCGCGGAGAATGTTGAATATCATCGGAGATGTGCATTTTTATGCTCACTGAAAAATTTTCTCAAATGTTTACGATAAGTTGTCAACGAATCGATGATGTGAGGTTGATGTTGTCCTATATTTGTCGGGCGTGCGATGACAAGGATGTGAGAGGTATGGACAATACCCATAGGTGTTTGTGTCTATCTCTCGGATATAGCAACCACCCGTGTTCCCTTTCACATGTCACAAATGAGCCTTTTCAATGTAGTCCAAATCAATTTCGAAATGAAATCTTTTTTACTACACTATTATATTTTCTCCATCAACGCTATTTACATTCACACAACTGGAACAAAACAACCCAACAATACAAATTTGCACGTCATGTCATTAAATTACAAACACAGGCAGTTCTATTTATTACcatcaccagttcaccaccaACATCATTTTTCATTGCCATAGTCACCGCCATCACCATATTTAGCTCGATCAAATAGACACGGATTCTCTACCATGATGCCTGGTGACTCTAGATCACTTACACATAAATCATAATAAATAAACCACATATTAGTGACTCAAAACCAAACAATGTAGCATATATGATCTCGTTCCCTATCAAAATAGGGAGAGAACGCCACGATGGCACATTGTACAGTCTCCTCCATATCCACAAAATCCCAAGTCGCATCAAAGGAccaactactactccctccgtcccattttaaatcCGTGTATTTCTAAATCCAACGTTctactgtccgtcttatttgaaaaaattatgaaaaagtttaaaatttaagtaatgtactctctctgtcccagaatataacaaCCTATGACTAGATGGGACATCATCTAGTACGATGTATCTGGACATAAGTCGTACTAGGTGATGTCCCATCTAGTTATTGGTTGCTATATTccgggacagagggagtacaaagtattattcatattttttatctGATAATAAtgataatattaaaataagatgaacggtcaaatattgaaCAAATAAATTCACAGCTGcatttaaaatgagacggataGAGTTGTACAATAGCAGGCATAAACGCAGGCTACTAGCTGTAGCCACCTGAGCAGGTCGCGGTGCTAAGGTTGCAAATTGCCAAATTGGGATCTGCACTCTGCAGTGCAGAAAGGTCCAAGAAGGGAGGAGCAACAGGGGTTGGGTTGCCCAGGGCCCCATGCGTCAGAGGGATCGCTCGCCAGTCGCCAGTCGCCACTGGTGGCAGCAGCAGTGGCTGGCCGTCTCggtccccccctcctcctcatctttcTCGTGTCGTCGCCTCCCCCCTCCCGCCCAACCCATCGCGTTTCCCCCCCCCCGCGGAGAAGCAGCACCGAAATGCGACCGCGatgctccccctcctcctccccctccccgtgacccctcctcctcctctcccctccccaaccctaaccctagcccccgcctccgctcctcgccgacgcctcgtcctcctcgccgccgcggcgccgcaccaccaccaccaccaccgccgccgccgcgtctacCGTCGCCAGCGCGCGGCGCCGACGCAGACGCGGGCGCCGAGGAGGACGTTGTCGGCGTCCAATGCGGCCCGCGGGGAGGAGGACCTCGAGGAGGCGATCTACGAGTTCATGCGGCGGTCCGACAAGCCGGGGGCGTTCCCCACCCgcgccgagctcgtcgccgcggggagggccgacctcgccgccgccgtggacgccTGCGGCGGCTGGCTCTCGCTCGGGTGGTCCTCCGGTGGCGCGGAGGCAGGCAGGGCCTCCTCGTCGGTCGGCGTGCACCCTGACTACCCTcccgaggcgggggcggcggcggcggcggggggcgcctCCGACCTAGCGCAGGGAGCCGTGTGGGCGTCGTCCAGGTGGGGTTTTGCTATTCCCTTCTACTGGGGTATTTTCTTCCTTGCCCCCCTCTCCCGTATGAATTCCAGCTGAAATTCCCGTGCGTTTCAGGGAGGCGGAAGCTTCGCCGTCCGGGCGCCagccggagacggaggaggaggagacgtggGTTTCTGCTCGGCATCGTTGCTCTGTTTGCTCCCTTGGGGTGTTCGTTTCTTCCTGATTGTGTTCGTTTGCTTGCGCGGTGGTTTGCAGGGAGACGAAATTTGGGACTGGGTTGGACGGGATGCTTACCAGGCTGCagagggaaagggagagggtccggccgccgctcccacGGAGCAGCGATGGAGCGGGAGGGGAACGCGACAATGTTGGTGCGTTGGGTTTTCAATTCCCAGCATATTCTTCAGAAACATCTATTGTTTTCAATTGTGCATCATATATACTTGCTTCGCAAAAATAGTTTTACGTGTCCCTAGGGAAGCATTAATCTGACTACATTTGAGATGATAGCATTGATCTGACTACATTTGAGATGATAGCATTAATCTGACTACATTTGAGATGATTAGTCCGTGTATCAGTGCACTTGTTGCCCCCATGGTTTCAGCTTGTGGAATCGTGGCTGGCTCCTATTCAGTGCAGTACTGCAGTTCCTTGCTGGCAAAAAGAGGCATTCATGTCAGTTTATCCAAGCCGTCTGATTTTTGCGGATGACGGTCTTGTCCACGAACCTTCCCTACTTCTGCCTCTAGTAGGGAATTTCCTAAATCAACCATTACAATTCTTCACTcttgagtactccctccgtactcataaaggaagtcgtttaggacaatgtttaagtcaaaccttgggaatataaatcataaataactctcaagttgttgagtttgaaaatgtaaaaattatatgaatagatttgtcttgaaaaatacttttataaaagtatacatatatcacttttcaataaatatttttatagaaacaagacgtcaaagttgtgttttgtagaccgtgtcgctgtcctaaacgacttcctttatgagtatggagggagtacctagtAAAATAGTTGCTTATCAGTTGTCCACATATAGCTGCACAGGGGGCCAAAAGTTGCCTTTTTCACAGTGATGTGTCTTTCTGATTTTAACACCAGTTACAATCAAGAGTAATAGTAAAACAAACATCATATGATTAAACTTCAAATgtagtgtgtgcatgtgtgttaTATTCTAAGATTGACCATGTTTTAGGTATTTTATCGATTATCGCACATTCATGGTAGTCTTAGTTCACTTTTAGTATCATCGAACGACAGTTATGTCACCCACTAGAAACTTATAAATAGGAGAAGTGAAATTGAATGTTTGACTACTGATATCACTGATTAAATCATGCATTGTAATTGGCAATATTGTAAATGAAGTAAAACGAAATATGAAGTGATTATACACCCCACaatttacaatattattaatgaACTTTTGGTTTGTCGTTATTGGATAACTTGTTTGTACATATTTGTGGTGTTCCTTTTGGATGTATTATCTACTTCCTTTTCTAGTTTGTATTTGCATATAATGTGTATAACTGAAATCATCCTTCTGTGTTGCATATATGCAGCTTTAATGGGTCAGAGTGGAGCACCCAGTCACTCTGCAACTGGTGGCAGGTACACTCCAAAGGTACCTGATAATGGAAATATACATAGTTATCATCCCCAAAATGGAGCACTAGAACATAACAAAAGCTCAAAGAGTTTGACTAATGATGCATGGCGAACATGGTCCCTTGACAAGGGTGGTTTTTCAGATTTTCAAGGTCATATGACTAACTTTCTTCCGTACTGCATCCCATTTGTTTGATGATTATTTGTTGACATGGTCAATATTGTTGCAGCCGCTGAAATCCATTCAACTAACAGCAGGAAATCATTTAGACATGATGGCCTAGACATTCTTGCACAAGATGACGTGCACGGGCCATCTAATGGTGTGGCTGTACATGATTATGATATTAATGATGTAGACTCTGAAAGAGACGATATACATGCACGCCTTCAAAATTTGGAGTTGGATCTTACTGCCGCTCTTCATACATTAAGATCAAGATTCGACAAGGTTATATCAGATATGGTGTGTATATTTCCCCTAACATCATCAATTTTACTTTCATTTGTTGTGAATTACTAGTGGACTATAATTTTTTGTGCACGAAGTGTTTTTTCTGCATCTGTAAAGCTGTTAGTTTTACGTAAAAATTCTGCTGCCacacaaacaaaagaagaaagatagTTCCATTTATTTAATTAACCTTTTGTATGTCTAATACTCCATCTGCTTTATGCTCTCGGGAAGtgtgcaataaaaaaaatgtattttgagtttttaacTTGCAGTTTCCTGATTAAAATGCAGATTAGAAACGTGGAAATGATATGACTTGATTTTCCATTGAAATTTCGTTCATAATATTGTAATTTTTAACTATAATGTATATTTAGCAACACTTCCATCTGGCAGCTACTTTTGTATTGCAATATGGCAGTTACAGGGCATACAAATACATGAAACACTAGTGGATGAAGTTGTGCTTTGTGCCTCTCACCTTGATCTTGCCAGAGGCACTGTACTCATTGTTCTAAGCATCCAACTTTGTTGTTTTTTTCCAGTCCGAAGGTGACGGAGCAAAAGCACCAAATGGGCTCTCTGACGATTGGGAATTTGAAGAGACCAAAGTAATGCAAGCTCAGGAAGAGCTGCGGTCAATCCGTGCAAAAATAGCAGTATTAGAAGGAAAGATGGCACTGGAGATAATGTATGTCCACCTAATATCTGATTACCTATGCTTTAGATTTTGTATGTTCCCTTTTAGTAATTGTATACCATGTCATCAGTGAGAAGAACAAAATAATTGAAGAGAAACAAAGAAGGCTTGATGAAGCTGAGAAGGCCTTGAGTGAGCTCCGTACTGTTTATATTGTGTGGTCTAATCCTGCTTCAGAGGTTCTATTGGCTGGATCTTTTGATGGCTGGACAAGTCAGGTGAACATTTCAACCAGTTCTCGATTACCTTTCGTAATTTTTGAACTTCGCTAAGGCTTAGGATGATTGTTCTGCCATGTGGTGCTAATTTTGAAAGATAATATGAAAAATAACTATCATGCGTCTATGTGGCTAGTAGGTTTAGAATCTTTATATGGATATCATTGATTTTGCCCATTTAAGTATTTGAAGTTCAGTGGGAATGGCTTCAACAATTCAGATTGTCCTGCACTTGCTTAAAGTAGATTTGGTCCAGAAGGCATAACTGCATTATACCTGACTGGTTCTGGTTTTGAATCGTAATTGGCAATTCGATGTAACAAGCACTTGTATttcatataatataattttaatgtTAATGAAGCCAATCTGACACTCTACATAGCTCTGTACTTCCATGCTTGATAACATTCGCATTGTTACCTTGTTATGCTTATTATTatggggcaattgcaaatttaccactactttgaatcgttattgcaaaactgccactagaaaattgcaaaaatgccactagaactgtcattcgagtggtATCCTTGCAATATTCAAAAAACCGGTgacaaatttgcaaatgcccctaTTATTATATGTTCAAATTggaaagttttttaaataagtgttgtgtgtacatttttttttttatcatctgAAATCTGATGATAATCTAATTCCATAACATTGTTGACTTTGTGCAGAGAAGAATGGAAAGATCAGAAAGAGGCACCTTTTCCTTAAACCTGAGGTTGTATCCTGGTAGATATGAGGTAATGGTCTGTCTTATTATGCTTCCAGGCATTATTATTTTCATCTCATCTGATAGCCCCTCTGCCTATTCTCCAGATTAAATTTATTGTTGATGGTGTTTGGAGGAATGATCCTCTGCGCCCCCTTGTGAGCAATAACGGGCATGAAAACAACCTTCTGACTGTCACTTGACTTGAAGCTCCATTTGTCAATCCTGGTAGCATTTTTGTAGATTGTTATCTAGATCTTTATCAACATGATTAGGCCAATCCATCCAGaatggaaacaaaaaaaatgagtgaGCTGGTTAGCTCTGTTCCACCCTGTAATTATCTGCTTCGCCTTAAGTCGTCGTTCTTTTTCTTTGGTAGAGATTCTTACAATTTAAACAGTGTAAGGGTGTTGTCAGAATGCCTCACCCTGTTAGATAGGAGAAGAGAATAGTTGTGTATTCTTTCTTCCCCGTCTTTTGCCCGGAGAAGTATAGTTGTGTGATGGGTATCCAGGTGTCTGGTTGTACACCTTCATGGAATGTGGTTGTACATCTCTTTTGTGGTGACAAAAACTCCCCCCGCCGGTAACTTTGCACTTGCAGAAGCTTTAGGTTTTAAAGGTGGTCGCCTCACTTGCGAGTTGTTACTACGCCTTAATTACGCAATCTTCTTATGCCAGCACTAGCACCTGAGAATCTGATATCACAGAGGATTGAATTGTGTGCTATGCAAGAAGAGAGCTCTGTTGAAATTGTGATTTTCTGACGCTTTCGAGTATGAAATTATTGTATCTGAGACCAGGTTGAACTCTGATGGAGTGTGGCTGCATGAAGAGGAAAAGGCAAACAAAGTCATACAAGTGCAAACAGCAAACCTGAAGGTTCATTCAAAACTATTTCATTTACTTCCTTGTGAATCAGTCAAACAGCAAGTAGCGATTTACTAGGATTGAAGATTCATTTATCTTTGAATTTTAACCACTTACAAGAAACCAAcccttttgtttctttccttctctttcctcaccCACTTAATCCTATAGATTTTATAATTCAAGACACCACAGATACAAAAATACAAGAGAGAAATGAtgaggcagaaaaaaaaaacccagctaaAAGCACTCCACCAATTAATTATCTGCCATtgacataattaattaaccaccCAAACGAACAAACTTCACTTCACTTGCATCTCAGTTGGCGGCTGCCCCCTTGAACCTGTACCACTTGGCGCAGATCATGAAGTAGATGATGTTGAAGATGCCGATGCCGGCGATCATCCAGTAGAAGAGGTCGAGCCTCCCCTTGTTGAGGTCCTGCGCCAGCCAGTTGCTCCCGGCGCCGGTGGTCCGGTGCACGATGGTGACGAGGAACCCACTGAGGTAGTTCCCCAGCGCCAGGTTGCAGAAGGCGAGCGCGCCGGCCACGCTCCGCATGTGCTCCGGGATCTCCTTGTAGTAGAACTCGATCTGGCTGATGAGGTTGAACGCCTCTGAGAGCCCCAGCACCATGAGCTGCGGCACCATCCACAGGCTGGACATGGCCGAGATGGCGCCCCCGGTGATGGTCGTCCCCAGCGTCGGCTGCGTCAGCGCGATGTGCCGCCTCCGGTCCTCCACCACGGCCGACATCACCATCGCCACCGTCGACAGCGCGATCCCGATCCCCTGCCGCTGCAGGAGGGTGAGGCCCTCGTCCTTGCCCGTGACCCTGCGGAGGCGCGGCACGAGGAGGCGGTCGTAGATGGGGATCCACAGCGTCTGCGCCAGCATGGCGAACACCGTGAACGACGCCGCGGGGATCTGGAAGCTCCGGCCGAGGTGTCGGTCGGACTGCAGCGCGGACAACACCACGTAGGTCGACTGCTGCACGACGGCGACGTAGTAGATGATCCCCGTGGACCAGACGGGCACGATGCGGATGAGGCacttcacctcctccacctgctGCACGCTGCACAGCCTCCACGGGttcgacggcgcggcgccccCGGCGCGCACGTCGTCGGGGCCGGACACGATGGCCGCCTTGTCGAGGCACCGGAACTGGTCCGTGTGCGCCAGCTTGGTGACGATGGCGCTGGTGTGCGGCGGGTCGAACAGGTCCTGCTTGGGGTCCTTGGGCTGCTTGAGCGACCgcttcctcgccgcggcggcgaacaCCTGGACGATGCTGGTGAAGGGGGAGCCCTCGGGGGTGACGCGGACGTAGAGCCTGGTGCCCATGAAGAAGAGGACGCAGGCGAGGAGCATGAGCGCGGTGGGGATGCCGAGGCCGATGGGCCAGCTGACGTTGCTCTGGACGTAGATGATGACGGTGGCGGAGACGAGCATGGCGGAGGTGAAGGTGAAGTAGTACCAGTTGAAGAAGCTGTTGATGCCGCGCTTGCCGGACTCCGTGTGGGGGTCGAACTGGTCGGCGCCGAACGGCATGCTGCACGGCCGGATCCCCGCCGACCCCAGCACCAGGAACGCGAACGACATGAACAGCACCGCGAACTGCCCCGACGTCGCCTTCGAGCACGTCTCCCCCACCCCGCACTCCGCCGGGTGCAGCCCGTCCGCGGCGGCCGTCATCGTCAGCAAGAACATGCCCTGTCCGTCCATCGTTGGAAGGAAACCATGCGTTAGTACATTGGAGCCATCGTTattttgcaaacgaaaagtaatttgtgaataaaatttttatatacttgtttttagcaatctaaaagcaaaggttgaaaaataaacttcgatgagaaaactttaaaatcagcttcaaatttaaggttgaaaattcagattttagctgataagtataagcttATAAGACGAGGGCTTTGAATTGGATGATTATGGGCTTTGAGTTTCGTGTAATAACCCATGTGAACTTAAATGGGCCATTAGTTGGGCCGAGTTCTGTCTGCACAACCAGTCGGCCCAAAACAACAGATGCATGCGAGCACAGCACACAAACCGGGAAAActgtttaaattaaatttgtaaTCTGATGATTTGAACACTCTTATGGCTGATTATCAGCTGTGTGATCCTTTTTTTACTTAAATAAGaacataaaatttgaaaaaattatccAATATAAAATTATGTTACCGTTCCAATAGAAGTGACCTTCAGAATCAAGCAGCTGGCCCACCGCCCCCACGAGCACCAGCGGCGCAAGCATCATTCGTCAGAAGTGGCTCTCGCTATCAAACCATACTATTACACGCTTAGTACTACTACCTAAATGGCGCTCATGATTACACTACGTCATTAGTACTAGTACGTGGTTGGTGATAGTCAGGTTGGTTATGGTTAGGGAGGTGGTGTGACATTGATGCCGCGACGTGGGCAGCTCACTAGTCAATTCCTGGAGCTTTGGATGGCAGCACTGACTCTCACTTGGGAGCATATCGTTTTCGTGCGAGCAAGTGCGAGACACTAATTGATTTTTTTGTACAGGTGTACCGAAATGCAAGCGCAGCTAAGTACTAATGGTGTACAGTAATGCTGATATATTCCAGGAATTGGgggtgagctagctagctggtcaATGTCGATGGCCACACCAGGACACCACCCCACTTGCGCAGTTAGTTGGCAGTCACCTCCATACAGATTGTCCGGATAAGATGGCCGGATCCCCAACCTCACTTCAGCCTCAATGGTTGCCACTGTTCATCATCTCATTGCACTTTGCACTTGGCAGCACAGCACAGAGCAGAAAGTTCTTATGCTTAGCCTAGGCCCCCCAAGATTCTAGCACTTGTACTCCTACTAGATGAACCGTACAAAATTACTGCAAATCCAAACAAAACGCAAGAGATTTCCCCGTTCTAACTAATAGTGTCTTGATAGTCTAATCAGGTACTATTATCAGTGTGAAAACATGACATAATGTAACCAGGTTGGATCTTGGGATTTCAGTGCTACGGCCTTCCAGAGTTTGGCCTTAGAAAAAGACACCGTTCAAGTCAAAACACAACTACAAATTGAACTGGACAGTGGACACTGCATCTCACCAACCAAGCCCCTGTACTACGTAGTACTATTATTGTTGAACAGAGTTAATTAAAACTTGAAAATTATCCGTGTTGCATGCCTGGCAAGCCAAGGCACCGTTTGGTCCCCATGTTATTTTTGTACTGAAATTAAT from Oryza glaberrima chromosome 3, OglaRS2, whole genome shotgun sequence carries:
- the LOC127765575 gene encoding protein NRT1/ PTR FAMILY 2.11-like — protein: MRGGGGGGEEAGQKLKSMDVDKLENGGDKPALKYHGWRAMPFIIGNETFEKLGTLGTSANLLVYLTQVFHMRSVDAATLLNGLNGTTSLAPIIGAFLSDAYLGRYLALAIASVASLIGMFLLTMTAAADGLHPAECGVGETCSKATSGQFAVLFMSFAFLVLGSAGIRPCSMPFGADQFDPHTESGKRGINSFFNWYYFTFTSAMLVSATVIIYVQSNVSWPIGLGIPTALMLLACVLFFMGTRLYVRVTPEGSPFTSIVQVFAAAARKRSLKQPKDPKQDLFDPPHTSAIVTKLAHTDQFRCLDKAAIVSGPDDVRAGGAAPSNPWRLCSVQQVEEVKCLIRIVPVWSTGIIYYVAVVQQSTYVVLSALQSDRHLGRSFQIPAASFTVFAMLAQTLWIPIYDRLLVPRLRRVTGKDEGLTLLQRQGIGIALSTVAMVMSAVVEDRRRHIALTQPTLGTTITGGAISAMSSLWMVPQLMVLGLSEAFNLISQIEFYYKEIPEHMRSVAGALAFCNLALGNYLSGFLVTIVHRTTGAGSNWLAQDLNKGRLDLFYWMIAGIGIFNIIYFMICAKWYRFKGAAAN
- the LOC127765576 gene encoding protein FLOURY ENDOSPERM 6, chloroplastic, translating into MLPLLLPLPVTPPPPLPSPTLTLAPASAPRRRLVLLAAAAPHHHHHHRRRRVYRRQRAAPTQTRAPRRTLSASNAARGEEDLEEAIYEFMRRSDKPGAFPTRAELVAAGRADLAAAVDACGGWLSLGWSSGGAEAGRASSSVGVHPDYPPEAGAAAAAGGASDLAQGAVWASSREAEASPSGRQPETEEEETETKFGTGLDGMLTRLQRERERVRPPLPRSSDGAGGERDNVALMGQSGAPSHSATGGRYTPKVPDNGNIHSYHPQNGALEHNKSSKSLTNDAWRTWSLDKGGFSDFQAAEIHSTNSRKSFRHDGLDILAQDDVHGPSNGVAVHDYDINDVDSERDDIHARLQNLELDLTAALHTLRSRFDKVISDMSEGDGAKAPNGLSDDWEFEETKVMQAQEELRSIRAKIAVLEGKMALEIIEKNKIIEEKQRRLDEAEKALSELRTVYIVWSNPASEVLLAGSFDGWTSQRRMERSERGTFSLNLRLYPGRYEIKFIVDGVWRNDPLRPLVSNNGHENNLLTVT